TACTGGGCGACTCCTATAGAATTTTTGAGCAAGTCCGGTGATTGTGAGGATTACGCCATCGCCAAGTATTACGCTCTTAAGGAGCTGGGATTCAGCAAGGATAAAATGCGTATTGTCGCTGTCCGGGATAACATAAGAGGGATAGGGCATGCCGTTTTAGTCGTTTATTTGAGTGATGATGTTTATGTTCTTGATAATCAGACCGTTCTCGTTTTGTCGCACACGAAGTACAAGCATTACGTGCCTCAGTATTCAGTGAATGAGAACTTTAGATGGTTCCATGTGGCACCTGCTAAGAAAACTACATATAAAAAACCGATAAATAAAAAGTAACCATTCAGATGGAGTTAAATCATGGCAGAACAACAATCCCCGATTATGCATAATGAGACGTATCATCCTCAGGAAGATAAACCGACGAGCAAGATCGTTTTGGTTCTTCTTTTGGTGCTGCTTGTCTCGATAGGGATTTGTTTCTTAGCGAACCAAAGTATTACGGATCGCAACGAAGACTTTTTAGATAATCAGCAGAAACGATTAGCTTTACTCAGCGATGGGCGAGCTGAAGCAATGGAAACATGGCTGAAACATCTTAGCAAAGAAGGTGATCGGCTGATTAAATCAGATCTTTTCAGGTTGTATGCCTCGGAAGTTGAGGTCTTCAAAGATGATTTATCTTCAATTTTCAGTATGAGTTCATTTGAGAATGGAGAGCTTACAGAAGATAAGGCAGAACTGGCAGCGCAATTGCCTATGATGCAAAATATGCTCAGAGAGTTTACGACTTATACGGGCTTTGTAACTGCAAGAATACTTAGCACTGATGGTCAGGCTTATATTGCTACGGATGGATATCTTCCTCCTCTTGATGAAGCCCAGATGGTTCTTGCCAGTGAAACAGTTACTAATAAAAATGCGCAATATTCGCCACTTAGGAAAACCCCGCAGGGGCTTGAGATGGATGTTTTTGTGCCAATGTTTGCTGATAGCGGTGCTTCAAAAGTCGTTGGGCTTTTGATGATGACACAGCAGGTAACAGGCAAGATTACAGAATTACTCTCTAACTCTGCTTTATCAGCGGAGGGGGAGCGTACCTGTTTAGTTCAGAAGAAAGGTGAAGGGTATTTGAATGTTTTGCCTTGGACTTCTGAGGGATTTGCCGAAGTACCGAATTCTGTGAAGTTTGAAAATTCCGGTCTTGCTTTTGGTGAACGGGATGGTTTGGATAATTATAAAAGAAAAGTTTATTCTTTAGGTGTCAAAGTTGACTCTCTGGATTGGTGGATTGTTCAGCAAAATGATTATGAAATATCCAGAAAGTCCATTGATGCTTTTTCCCGTTCTGTTTATATCGTTTCAGTTTTCGCTATTCTCATAGTTATTCTCATGGCCGGATTAGTCTGGTGGGTTCTAGCCAGCGTCAACAGCAAACGCATGGCAAAAAAATTCGAGTGTCTAGCTTCTCAGATAGACTGTCAGAAGCGTTTTATTGACAGCATCAATGCGGCTGTTGATGAGTTTATTACTTTGAAAGATATTTCAGGTAAATATACTTACGTTAACGATGCTTTTGCTGAGGCTACCGGACGTTCGAAAGAAGACCTTATCGGTATGGATGACGCAGCTATTTTCGGATTTGACACAGCAAAGCGTTTAACAGCTCCTGACAAGGCTGTTTGCGAAGCTGACCGTAAAATTACTTTCACTGAGTCAGTCTTTTTGCGTTCAAAACGTTATCAGTTTCATATTGCAAAATCTCCATATAGAAATGCCGCCGGCGCATGTCTGGGAGTTGTTTCTGTTTTTCGGGATATTACGGATTTTGTAGCTGTTCAAGAAAATAATAAACGACTTGTTCAGCGGGCTATAATGGTTCTTGCCAACACAATTGAGGCCGCAGATCCTCATCTTGGCGGTCATACAAAACTTGTATCCGGAATTTCCGTGGCAATAGGGAGAATTATGAACCTTTCTGAAACAGATCTTTTGCAGCTGGAGACAGCGGCAAATCTTTCTCAGATTGGTAAGGTTTTTGTGCCTAAAGAGATATTGATTAAGCCCGGAAAGCTGACTGAAGAAGAAAAACTGATAATGGAACAGCATGTCGAACACGCTTATAAAATTCTTAAGGATATTGATATCGCTGAAGACGTTGTTCAGGCAATTTATCAGATGAATGAGCATTTGGATGGTAATGGTTATCCAAAGAAGCTCAAGGGGGCTGAGATTGTCGTCTTGGCACGTATTCTGGCTGTTGCGAACGTTTTTTGTGCCATGATAAGACCCCGAGTTTATCGTGCAGCAAAAACGACTGAACAGGCGCTTGATATTCTAGTTTCTGATACTTCGAAGTTCGATCATGACGTTGTAGAAGTTTTGAGAAAGGTTGTTTCTACTTCAGAAATTGAAAAGCTGCTTGCTGGCTAAATATTTTTTTGTAGCAAGTCATTTGTAGATAAAAGGCCCCGACGCGAATTCGTGCCGGGGCCTTTTATGTGGTGATTAGACTTTGGTGATTTGATCTTGTTGAAATAGAAATGTTCAGTTTGTTTCTTGCAAATAAAAAAGGGCATGATCCTAAGACCATGCCCTTATGAATTATTCTTTACTCTGCTTATTCAGGAATAGTATCATATGTGGCCTTGGCAACTTCCAACGTATTCACAAGTGTACCTTGAAGTGTAAGGAATTTGTAAATACTGAATATTTGATTACTTCGGGCTGTCTCAAGCAACACACTGTTACTGAATACTTCGTTGATTGCATCGAGAACATCAAGAAGACTGCGCTGTCCTACATTAAACTGCATAATATACATATCGCGCGATTCAATGCTGTATTGAAGAGCTTCTTCATGAAGTCTTATCTGATTTGAGGCGGTCTGGAATTCACTCCAGGCCGTTGCGACCTGACGAGTGATATCATCAGTGGTATCCCTAAGATCAGCCTCTGCTTCCTTGATGCGTGAGTCAGCAGCCTGAGCGTCCTTATAATCTGTTCCGCCGCTAAAAAGGTTCCAGGAAATACCGACCATTGCCCGATTGTCTTGTAAATATGTTTTTGACCCGTCCAATTGATCTGTGTAACGGGAGCTGAGTTTGAGATTAACATCAGGATACATACGGGCCTGAATAATCCCTTTGCTTTCTTCAGCAACTGAAATTTCAGCTTTTGCGACTTTTATTTTAGGGTTGTTCTCCAACGTTTGGCTCAGCACTGAGTCCATAGTGGTTGGAGCCATACTTGCTAAATACTCCGCAGGAGCAAGAGCTTTCGGCTTTTTGCCGACAACTCTGAGGTATTCGGCTTCAACCGTTTGCAAATCTCCGGTGTAAGTAACAAGGGTTATTTCTGCTCTTGCTACACGTCCTTTCGCCTGCATTTCATCAGCTTTATTACCTGCTCCAGCTGTAACTCTTTCTGAAATATTACTTAAAACATCTTGGTGGTCTTGAATGTTTTTTTCAGCCAGCCCCATAAGTTTGCGTTCCCGCAGAACATTGATGTGTGTCCGTATAGCATCGAGGGCTACAGTTTCAACATTGTCGAAAAGTCTTTGTTTTGCTGACTCCAGTCGAGCTTTTTCACGGTCATACTGGCTTAAGCGTTCCATACCATCAAAAATATTTTGGGTTAACGTCAGTGAGTTGTCAGAAGCTCCGTTAGAATCAGTGTTTCGGTTTAAAGTTCTGGTGGCAGCACTGTCGTAATTTTGCAGGCCCACACTTGATGACGCATCAAGTGAAGGGAAAAAGCGTCCCAGAGCAGCCGAGAGAGTTTCGTCTACCGCCTGACGATTGAAGAGTAGGGATTTAATTTTAGGATGTTGTTTAACCGCTTGAATGACACTTTCTTTTAAAGAAACAGTTCCGTCGATTTCTGCATGGGCGATATTGAACGTGAAAAGAGTTAAAATCAGTATGAGTAGGATAGTTTTTTTCATTTAGTAAGTGTCTTTTGGTATGTATTAATAAAGTTATGACAATTTTAAAAATAGTTAATATCAAATTGAGTAAATAAATCAGCTCATCTTCATATGAAGATGAGCTGATTTATTTAAGGAATATTAGCTGTTTGTTTCTGGATGGTCAATTATGTTCTGAATTAGTGAATTCATGTCGGAAGATATTGCGGTATCTACTAAGTCTGTATGAAAGTCTGCTGGTGCTATTCCCATAAGTTTAACTACAATATCATCTGATGTATCCGATGTTCCATTGTCGAATAACAATTCGGTATATGCGCTTTCAGTACTATTTCCTGCGAATCCTGTGTATGTCATATTATCAACAGTATCGGTTGTTACTTGGATGGAATCATGGTTCGCATCGAAGTCATTTACAGTAATATAGGTAGAGTCTTCACTGTCAGTATTTATGAAGGACTTATCGATAATGATTTTATCTGCACCTTCACCTGTTACGATGTAGTTGTTACCGCTGCCTGCGATAAGGATATCATCGCCACTACCGCCGAGCAGTATGTCATCCCCGTCACCGCCATAGATGATGTCATTTCCTTCCTGTCCGTAAATAATATCATCGCCACTACCGCCTGAGATAGTATCATCGCCGCCTTGTCTGCCATGACCTTCAGAGTCCAGCGTTTCTTGACCTAGTTCGACGTGATGTTCTTTAATATAATCCCGCGTATCATCTTTCGACCAGTTAGGTTTAGCTTCAAGCTCTTCAAAGACTTTCCAACCCGATCCTTCAGGTAAATTAATATTATGCAGATCTGCTAGAGTATTCGTGTTGATTGTGTCCCCAAATATGAGGTCATTACCACCACCTCCGTATATTTGATCCGCTCCGGCATCTTCCAGTTGGAGCGTGTCTTTAATAATAACGTCCAGAGTCTGATTCAGATCAGAGCTATACTGTACAACAAGAGCGTGACCTGTGCTGTCAATGGCATTCATCAGCTCACCTTGAGTATCAACCTTGATTCCATCAATATAGATGTTAGCTCCATTAAGCCTTGTTGTAGAATTCATACCAATTGCTACGGCGCGCAAACTATCTACAGCATTTTGCAGGTTGGCAATGTCGTTTACTTGGTCATTTTTACTAATTCCGAAAAGGTGTTGTAAGTTTGAGGTAGAAGTGTGCCGGCCATTTCCTGCTATTCCTGAAGGCGTATTATAGTAGGTCGGAGCTCCATCTGTGATAAATAACGCGTGTGTCTGGTCTGCGTACGCGGAATGAGATTGTGTCCAGCTTAAGGCGTCCATAAAGGCGTCTTCGTAGTTTGTTCCGCCATAAGCATTCAGGTTATTAATGAAAGTTGTGGCTTCAGCGTGACTGCCATTTTTAGTAAGTGTATATGTTTGTGCTCCATCAACATCGGTATCGAAGGACATTAAGTGCAGAGTAACTGTTCCGCCTGTTTTATTAACTTCGTTTTGTAATGAGTTCAGCATAGTGTTCATCGCTGTTTTCATATTAGCAAGGTCATTGCCGTCCATTGAACCGGAAGTATCCATCATTACAACATAGTTATAGTTTAGCGGAACTGCGGTTGTTCCGCTTATTGATCCTCCGAAGTCTCCAGACAGAATATCAGCGGCTGAGCCTCCGTTTATAGGAGCATTTTCATCACCATTAGATCCAATGATGACACTAGAATCATCTTTACCTGCAATAGATATCTCTAAGTTAGCAGTATCAGTTCCTCCATGACCATCCGATACGGTGTAAGTGATGGTCTCGGAAAGTGATTCGTTGTCGTTCAGAGCCTGAACCGTGGCATTGTCATTATCGATTTCATACGTGTAGGAGCCATCTGCCTTGATGGTTATTTTGCCGTATTGTCCTTTAATTTCAGTTCCGACATCGTTTCCTATTCCATCAACTTTTATGACAGTGAGATGATCCGCTTCGCCGTCTGAGTCATTGGTAAGGACATTCCCCTCTATGGAGGTGGGTGAATCTTCACTGATAGATGCCGTGTCATTTATTGCTTCCGGCGCATCGTTAATGGCATTGACGTGAATAGTCGCAGTTGCTGTGTTGCTGGCTACATTATGGTCATCGGTAACGGTGACTTCAATGTGTCGATCTGCGGTGTCAGGGGTATCACTTTCGTTAGAAAATGTGACGGATTGAATAGCTGCCTCGAATTTACCGAGTGGAGCTGTTGTCCCGTCTGTAGCTGTTAAAATTATTATCAGCTTACCATCAATTATTTGAGGTGCAGATGCACTGATACCGTCCGGTAAATCCTCTGTATTCAGATGATCTCCGTTTTTAAAATTGGTCAGCACGATCTTCGCGTTTGTCATTGTAGCGCTGTCAACATCTCCAATTTTTAGGTCTGTTGAGGCAATTGAAATACCTCCGGCATCCTCGGTGAAAGTCGATTCGTGGACAGTTCCTGGAGTTATGTTGATTACAATGTCATCAAAGTCGTTGTTACTATTATGTGGCAGATCTTCCATACTTACAGTGGTAGATCCATCATCATTATTTACGGTTCTGAAGTGGTTATGCCCACCCGGGTTATATTGATCTTCGGAAAAATATACGGGGGATTTAGAGGCTTCCCCGTTTACTTTGAGAATTAATTGATCTCCAACGGTTTCAAAAGAAAGGGTGGAGGTGCTGGAGTAATGGTCGGCTCCATCGGCTATAAGAAAATATTCATAGTGGAGACCTTCCGGTAAGGATGCAATCTTTTCTCCTTCGAGTTCAACGAGTGTGTTCTGGTCGGTAATTAATATTTGCGGGTTGGAAGGATTGCCATTTTCATCGACAACATAGACGCCGAAGATATTGTTAAAGGCAGCATTTTCTTCTACAAAAGTCATTTCAATTTGGCCGTTGTCACCATTTAAGTCGATGGTCGGCGCATCATTAACCGCGTCGACAGTAATTGTGCCTGTCGCCTGAGTAATGTTGTTGTTTTTCGAGCCGTCGTTGATATCGAAGTTGAATTTTACTTCACCGTTAAAATCTTTATTAGGTGAGAATACCCATTCGCCAGCTGTATTTTGAGAGAGTGTTCCGTCCGTACCGACTAGAGTGAGATTCTGCACAGTGAGCAGGGCGTTATCGGTGTCAACATCATTCGCAGTGGCAAGCAGCGTTTCTTGGGTAATGATGATGTCGGTATCTTCGTTTGTGGTTACAACAACCGGAGTGCTGGTCGGCGCATCATTAATCCCTTCAATATCGAAGGTCAGTTTGGCGGTTGATCGGGCACCTTCGCTGTCGATCACGGTATATTTGAAGGTTTCAGTTGCTCCGCTGTTCTCTGAGAGAGCATCGGAAGCTTGCTGATCAGCTACATAAGAATACGTTCCATCGGCACTGACGGTAAGTGTTCCGTATTTTCCAATAATGGTTGAGTCTTCATCACCATTAACAACCTTCTGGTTGTGGGGGTGGCCTTCATCATCAGTGAATGAAACATTAACTACGTTCAGTTGGGTTGTATTGCTGCCTTCGTCGCTGTAGTCCGTGTCTTCGGCATCAGTGGCGTTATCCAACAGGTTCCCTTTGGAAGGGGCGACAGTGTTGTCGTTGTAGGCTTCAGAGGCAGTGTCGTGTTCGTTATGCAGTGCCGGAGCATCATTTCTGGCAAAAACCGAGATAGTAGATGTCGCGGTGTTGCTGACACCTTTATTGTCATCGGTAACAGTTACGTTGATAATGCGTTCAGTCGTATCTGGAGTTTCGCTGTTATTGTAGAATGATACTGAGCGGATAGCAGCTTCAAAGTCAGCAGGGGAGGCGGTATGTCCTTCTGCCGCTGACAGGGTAACGATTATTTTGCCGTTATCTTCTGTTGTGGAAGCTGTGATGTTTTCCGGTAGGTTACCTACACGCAACAGATCTCCGTCCATGGCGTTGGTCAGCACAATTTCGGCAGTGGTCATTGTTGTGCTGTCTACATCTGCAATTGTGAGTCCTGCCGATGCTACATATACTTGGCCTGCATCTTCAATGAAGGTTGCATGGTATCCGGTTCCGTCTGATCCTTCGGCTGGGCTGAGGCGGACGACTACGTCTAAATAATCTTTATCCCCGCCGTTTTTTACATCTTCCATACGGATGAGGGTTGTGCCTCCCTCCTCCGTCGTAATAATGAAATGACCGGGAGCCGGAGTTCCATCATTCGCTTTATTACCTGATGTT
This genomic stretch from Maridesulfovibrio ferrireducens harbors:
- a CDS encoding HD domain-containing phosphohydrolase, with product MAEQQSPIMHNETYHPQEDKPTSKIVLVLLLVLLVSIGICFLANQSITDRNEDFLDNQQKRLALLSDGRAEAMETWLKHLSKEGDRLIKSDLFRLYASEVEVFKDDLSSIFSMSSFENGELTEDKAELAAQLPMMQNMLREFTTYTGFVTARILSTDGQAYIATDGYLPPLDEAQMVLASETVTNKNAQYSPLRKTPQGLEMDVFVPMFADSGASKVVGLLMMTQQVTGKITELLSNSALSAEGERTCLVQKKGEGYLNVLPWTSEGFAEVPNSVKFENSGLAFGERDGLDNYKRKVYSLGVKVDSLDWWIVQQNDYEISRKSIDAFSRSVYIVSVFAILIVILMAGLVWWVLASVNSKRMAKKFECLASQIDCQKRFIDSINAAVDEFITLKDISGKYTYVNDAFAEATGRSKEDLIGMDDAAIFGFDTAKRLTAPDKAVCEADRKITFTESVFLRSKRYQFHIAKSPYRNAAGACLGVVSVFRDITDFVAVQENNKRLVQRAIMVLANTIEAADPHLGGHTKLVSGISVAIGRIMNLSETDLLQLETAANLSQIGKVFVPKEILIKPGKLTEEEKLIMEQHVEHAYKILKDIDIAEDVVQAIYQMNEHLDGNGYPKKLKGAEIVVLARILAVANVFCAMIRPRVYRAAKTTEQALDILVSDTSKFDHDVVEVLRKVVSTSEIEKLLAG
- a CDS encoding TolC family outer membrane protein, with the translated sequence MKKTILLILILTLFTFNIAHAEIDGTVSLKESVIQAVKQHPKIKSLLFNRQAVDETLSAALGRFFPSLDASSSVGLQNYDSAATRTLNRNTDSNGASDNSLTLTQNIFDGMERLSQYDREKARLESAKQRLFDNVETVALDAIRTHINVLRERKLMGLAEKNIQDHQDVLSNISERVTAGAGNKADEMQAKGRVARAEITLVTYTGDLQTVEAEYLRVVGKKPKALAPAEYLASMAPTTMDSVLSQTLENNPKIKVAKAEISVAEESKGIIQARMYPDVNLKLSSRYTDQLDGSKTYLQDNRAMVGISWNLFSGGTDYKDAQAADSRIKEAEADLRDTTDDITRQVATAWSEFQTASNQIRLHEEALQYSIESRDMYIMQFNVGQRSLLDVLDAINEVFSNSVLLETARSNQIFSIYKFLTLQGTLVNTLEVAKATYDTIPE
- a CDS encoding tandem-95 repeat protein — translated: TANDVDTDNALLTVQNLTLVGTDGTISENADGTWTFSPNKDFNGEVRFNFEINDSAENNNITKVTGTVTVDAVNDAPIANHEVNNFRENDHDIDPATGNVLSNDTDVDNIDLTEGDKDTNQLTVNNISFTDESGDVQNVEVESGSSSTIVGKYGELTINSDGTYSYITDKDAVDALPSSPDDGNNGYTREKFEYTITDPDGEKSQATLCLDILGENDAPAIDLDGDSHLKMTFVSESASFINIFGVYQVDANGENPSDPQVFINDQNALTTGSNHVLGTLPEGHSYQYFLISDGGRYYPDLADNELSFTSANGKIILNVNGDPSAKSVYFSQMENNPDTLNGSEETSGNKANDGTPAPGHFIITTEEGGTTLIRMEDVKNGGDKDYLDVVVRLSPAEGSDGTGYHATFIEDAGQVYVASAGLTIADVDSTTMTTAEIVLTNAMDGDLLRVGNLPENITASTTEDNGKIIVTLSAAEGHTASPADFEAAIRSVSFYNNSETPDTTERIINVTVTDDNKGVSNTATSTISVFARNDAPALHNEHDTASEAYNDNTVAPSKGNLLDNATDAEDTDYSDEGSNTTQLNVVNVSFTDDEGHPHNQKVVNGDEDSTIIGKYGTLTVSADGTYSYVADQQASDALSENSGATETFKYTVIDSEGARSTAKLTFDIEGINDAPTSTPVVVTTNEDTDIIITQETLLATANDVDTDNALLTVQNLTLVGTDGTLSQNTAGEWVFSPNKDFNGEVKFNFDINDGSKNNNITQATGTITVDAVNDAPTIDLNGDNGQIEMTFVEENAAFNNIFGVYVVDENGNPSNPQILITDQNTLVELEGEKIASLPEGLHYEYFLIADGADHYSSTSTLSFETVGDQLILKVNGEASKSPVYFSEDQYNPGGHNHFRTVNNDDGSTTVSMEDLPHNSNNDFDDIVINITPGTVHESTFTEDAGGISIASTDLKIGDVDSATMTNAKIVLTNFKNGDHLNTEDLPDGISASAPQIIDGKLIIILTATDGTTAPLGKFEAAIQSVTFSNESDTPDTADRHIEVTVTDDHNVASNTATATIHVNAINDAPEAINDTASISEDSPTSIEGNVLTNDSDGEADHLTVIKVDGIGNDVGTEIKGQYGKITIKADGSYTYEIDNDNATVQALNDNESLSETITYTVSDGHGGTDTANLEISIAGKDDSSVIIGSNGDENAPINGGSAADILSGDFGGSISGTTAVPLNYNYVVMMDTSGSMDGNDLANMKTAMNTMLNSLQNEVNKTGGTVTLHLMSFDTDVDGAQTYTLTKNGSHAEATTFINNLNAYGGTNYEDAFMDALSWTQSHSAYADQTHALFITDGAPTYYNTPSGIAGNGRHTSTSNLQHLFGISKNDQVNDIANLQNAVDSLRAVAIGMNSTTRLNGANIYIDGIKVDTQGELMNAIDSTGHALVVQYSSDLNQTLDVIIKDTLQLEDAGADQIYGGGGNDLIFGDTINTNTLADLHNINLPEGSGWKVFEELEAKPNWSKDDTRDYIKEHHVELGQETLDSEGHGRQGGDDTISGGSGDDIIYGQEGNDIIYGGDGDDILLGGSGDDILIAGSGNNYIVTGEGADKIIIDKSFINTDSEDSTYITVNDFDANHDSIQVTTDTVDNMTYTGFAGNSTESAYTELLFDNGTSDTSDDIVVKLMGIAPADFHTDLVDTAISSDMNSLIQNIIDHPETNS